CTAACGGTAACTTCCTGTGGTATGTATACAGTCTTACCTCTTTGGGCACCGTTCTTCTTCTCCTTCTGTTCCTCTAAGAGTACCTCTTCTATTATCTTTAGGGCATCTTCGGTTATATAATCGTTCTTCCCTTCTATACCCCACTCGGATAAGATTTCCTTTATCTTCTTCTCCGTGGTGTTAAACCTCTTTGCAAGTTCCTTTATACTAATTCCCTTCATCCTTTTAAATTATAAGCCTTGAAGAGCCTTTCTGAAAGCCTATCTAATAAAGAGGTACTATCAAAGCCTAATTCTTCAAGGCTTATTACTCTTTCTAATATGTGATCTATACTCACGCCAAGTATTTCAGATGCTATCCCGTAATCCATTCTGAGGAAGATGCTTCCATGCAAGAGAAAAGACCTTCTGAGGGTTCTCATAGCACAAGCCACCAGCTTTCTACCCTCCACCGTTATCTCCCCGAGGGTAGGATAAAAGTAGCAGAAGTAAGCATCCGCATAGCCTGACCTATTCTTTGACATCCGCGCGTTTATACCAAAGGATCTTAATACTTCCAGCAGCCTTCCCATAACCTCTCTGTATATCTTTCCTGCATTCTCTCCCCATCTTTCCTTTAAGTCAGCTATGGAGAAGGAAAGGTCCCATCCATGTAGAAGGGCTCCTCCACCCGTTGGCCTTCTGACCACAGGAACTAAAAATTTCCTCTCCTTCTGAGAGTACCCTATACTTACAGTAAGCTCCGACCACATATAAAGACGAAAAAGTCTATCTTCCTTTCCCTCCTCTACAAGGTATAAGTTCATAAGGTCTTTTTCCATGTTCTCCTTTCCTGGAAGAATCTCCACCATCAGAGCACAACCTCAAGCAAAGGTTCCACATTTAGCTTCAAGAGGTTTTCAATACCATAGGGTTTTTCTACAGGTGGGACATAAAAATCCTCACCCTTATCGCACGCGTTCATAACCATAAAGGAGTAAGAAAATCCCTTGTAAGATAAAAGCCTTTTGGCCTCTTCTATGGATAGTTCTTCATCCCTCGCCACGGCGAAGAGTATACCTTTTTCCTCAAAGGTCTTTTTTAGAGTTTTTACCTTCTTCTCCCTTTCCAAAAGCA
The DNA window shown above is from Thermocrinis minervae and carries:
- a CDS encoding lipoyl protein ligase domain-containing protein; its protein translation is MVEILPGKENMEKDLMNLYLVEEGKEDRLFRLYMWSELTVSIGYSQKERKFLVPVVRRPTGGGALLHGWDLSFSIADLKERWGENAGKIYREVMGRLLEVLRSFGINARMSKNRSGYADAYFCYFYPTLGEITVEGRKLVACAMRTLRRSFLLHGSIFLRMDYGIASEILGVSIDHILERVISLEELGFDSTSLLDRLSERLFKAYNLKG